One window of Salminus brasiliensis chromosome 16, fSalBra1.hap2, whole genome shotgun sequence genomic DNA carries:
- the LOC140536372 gene encoding lysozyme C-like yields MKIWVLLLLVAVASAKRFTRCELARTLKAAGMSGYKGVSLANWVCLANAESSYNTQATNRNSDGSTDYGIFQINNRWWCSNGQFPSHNSCRVSCSQLLTDNISASIACAKTIVSQQGITAWVGWRNRCRNRDVSQYIAGCGV; encoded by the exons ATGAAGATTTGGGTGCTCCTTCTGCTGGTGGCGGTGGCCAGTGCCAAGCGGTTTACCAGATGTGAGCTGGCGAGGACTCTGAAGGCAGCTGGAATGTCCGGCTATAAGGGAGTCAGCCTGGCTAACT GGGTGTGCTTGGCCAATGCAGAGTCCAGCTACAACACTCAGGCCACCAACCGCAACTCTGACGGCTCAACGGACTACGGCATTTTCCAGATCAACAACCGCTGGTGGTGCTCCAATGGCCAGTTCCCCAGCCACAATAGCTGCCGGGTTTCCTGCAGCC AGCTGCTGACTGATAACATCTCAGCTAGCATCGCTTGTGCCAAGACCATAGTGAGTCAGCAGGGCATCACAGCATG GGTTGGTTGGCGTAACCGTTGTAGGAACCGAGATGTGAGCCAGTACATCGCAGGCTGTGGAGTGTAA